In the Ranitomeya imitator isolate aRanImi1 chromosome 2, aRanImi1.pri, whole genome shotgun sequence genome, gtgcaagcggcaggttccggtgctaaggaggctatgcgacaaggacctgccatgacgtcacggtcatgtgactgcgacgtcatcactggtcctgcgctcataccaagcctgggaccggaagctgccgcgcgcaccacacacaggcgacagaactacaaggggccctcagatggtgagtatatgtttagtttttaacctgttacatacgtggctgggcaatatactacgtggctgggcaatatactacgtggctgggcaatatactacgtggctgggcaatatactacgtggctgggcaatatactacgtggctgggcaatatactacgtggctgggcaatatactacgtggctgagcaatatagtacgtggctggccaatatactacgtgactgggcagtatactatgtggctctgtactgtatactacgtggctgggcaatatactacgtggctgggcaatatactacttggctctgtgctgtatactacgtggctgggcaatatactacgtggctgggcaatatactacgtgactggccaatatactacgtgactgggcagtatactacgtggctctgtgctgtatactacgtggctctgtgctgtatactacgtggctctgtgctgtatactacgtggctgggcaatatactacgtggctgggcaatatactacgtggctgggcaatatactacttggctctgtgctgtatactacgtcactgggcaatatactacgtcactgggcaatatactacgagactgggcaatatactacgtggctgggcaatatactacgtggctctgtgctgtatactacgtagctgggcaatatactacgtggctctgctgtatactacgtggctgggcaatatactatgtgactggccaatatactatgtgactgggcagtatactacgtggctctgtgctgtatactacgtggctctgtgctgtatactacgtgcctgggcaatatactacgtggctgggcaatatactacgtggctggacaatatactacatgactgggcaatatactacatgactgggcaatatactacgtggctgggcaatatactacatggctgggcaatatactacgtggctgggcaatatactacgtggctgagcaatatagtacgtggctggccaatatactacgtgactgggcagtatactatgtggctctgtactgtatactacgtggctgggcaatatactacgtggctgggcaatatactacttggctctgtgctgtatactacgtggctgggcaatatactacgtggctgggcaatatactacgtgactgggcagtatactacgtggctctgtgctgtatactacgtggctctgtgctgtatactacgtggctctgtgctgtatactacgtggctgggcaatatactacgtggctgggcaatatactacgtggctgggcaatatactacttggctctgtgctgtatactacgtcgctgggcaatatactacgtcactgggcaatatactacgagactgggcaatatattatgtggctctttgctgtatactacgtggctgggaaatatactacgtggctgggcaatatactacgtggctgggcaatatactacttggctctgtgctgtatactacgtcgctgggcaatatactacgtcactgggcaatatactacgagactgggcaatatactatgtggctctgtgctgtatactacgtggctgggcaatatactacgtggctgggcaatatactacgtggctgggcaatatactacgtggctgggcaatatactacgtgactgggcaatatactacgtgactgggcaatatactacttggctctatgctgtatactacgtagctgggcaatatactacgtggctctgctgtatactacgtggctgggcaatatactatgtgactggccaatatactatgtgactgggcagtatactatgtggctctgtgctgtatactacgtgactctgtgctgtatactacgtggctgggcaatatactacatggctgggcaatatactacgtggctgggcaatatactacgtggctgggcaatatactacatggctgggcaatatactacgtgactgggcaatatactacttggctctgtgctgtatactacgtggctgggcaatatactacatagctgggcaatatactacatagctgggcaatatactacgtggacatgcatactctagaatacccgatgcattagaatcgggccaccatctagtatctttaTATTTGTggtgctaaaaaaaatttttttatgaacATTACATCATTTCTATGTGTGTTTAAAACAGCGACAAAGCATAATATACCAGGTCAGTGATAAAATATAAATATCAAGGCTGCTAAAAAGCGGAGAGGCTAAAGTATCTATATTAAATAAAAATCTGGGGGACATTTTTTAGACTTTGATTTTTCTTTCTTACTGAAATGCATGTATTTGGAGGTAAAAATGTGTTTTTGAAATTTGGTTTTATTAAAGATTTAACACCATTTGGCTTTTCCAGGCTCTTTGTTtcgctgcacattcaactttgatgtgatctgtcgtcataaatcagctgagaggagctaaaAATCACAGATCAGAGTTACAAATTCTCTTTTGTCAGACCCTCAGAATGAGCTTACTGAAGGATTCTCAGTTAACCCATTCTGCAATAAACAGCAACACAGAGGCACTTGTTGGCAAACAATGTTTCAAGAAACCCAGTTATAAAAATGATTTTTACCCATATGACAtgcagttaaataaaaaaaataataaaaaaaactgtccccaaagttggacaacccttttaagtcctTTCTAGGCTTGGTCATTAAGGAGATAAGACTGCCAACTAACTTTTTCTTGCTTTGCTGTGTTCTTTCCTCTACTCTTTAGAGACACAGAGGTTGATGAGCTGAGGTCTCAGCTCGGTCGGATGCAGGAAGACTGGATAGAAGAAGAGTGTCACCGAGTGGAGGCGCAATTAGCGTTGAAAGCTGCTCAGCGAGAGATTCAGCAGCTACGTGAGGTCATGGACGGCGTCCGTGGCCGCCTGGGCGATGGAGATATGGGCATGCAGAAATACTTTACTGACATCAATATTCAGAACCGAAAGCTGGAGACTCTCctgcagaacatggagctggcacatGATGGCTCTGTACCAGGCGCAGAAGGTGGAGGCTCTACCGGGGATTCACCAGCTCGCTCTCTCACCCGTAGCTCAACGTACACCAAACTGAGCGAGCCTCCTGTCGGAGATCGCCACTCTCAGGACACTGGAGATAGCGGGTATGCCGCCCCAGATGACAGCAGTGCTGTGTCCTCTGGCCCAGAGTTCTACCTGGGCGAAGGCCCTTTATGTCTTACCGTGCAGCCCCCGCCATTGTGTGCAGAGGCGGCTGTCCAGGCCAGCAGCGTCAGTGATTGCGGAGTGCAGACAGATGAAGCTGCGGGCACCCCAGAGCCTGATTCTATATTTGAGAAAGTGCTCCAGTCACAGGCTGCAGTCAGTCCCACCACCAAGGACCCCATAGAGCCAGAATGTGCAAGCGCTGACTCGAGCTGTGTGGTTCTGGTAACAGATGGCATCGTCAATGCAGAGAATGCAGAAGGCGAGGATCCTGATGCTCCTCTTAGTTACTGGAGTCGACATTTTGTCGTGGACCTACTGGCTGTACTGATCCCTGTGGTACCTACGGTAGCCTGGTTGTGTCGCGCACAGAGGCGTCAAGGACAGCCGGTATATAACATCAGCTCCTTGATGCGCGGCTGCTGCTCTGTGGCCCTGCACTCAATCCGTAGGATTAGTTGTCGCCCAGTCAGTGCCTCCACCAGCCAGCCCTAACCCTGGTGACTGCTGCTGGACATTTTACTTAGCACTTTGTAGAACTCTGGAGGGGAGGGGGTGGCTTAAAAGGGATGGATGTCCTCCTCCTGGAGGTCAGTGGGTAGACTATCTGCCAACCACTTGCGTTCTGCAAGAGAAACACTCTTTGTATGCTAATGCTATGGTCCACTTCCCTGAAATCAGGATGGGTATGTCTGCTTATCCAGAGTCTGGGGGTCATTGTGCCAGTCTGACACTGGCCTGCATGGGGCACGGTCTGCTGCGGTCAGTTGTGTATATACCTCCAGAGCTGATAAGTAGATGCTGCTCATCTGTCCTTCCTCCCGTCTCATCTACCTGCACTAGGTCCTCCAGTAGCTCCACCATTGGGAGTGATCACCACATGTACAGGAATTCTCCATGTAAACTGTGTACTTGCTTGTGATGACGTGTGTTCTATCGCCCTATATGACCTGATGGAGTGCGTGGCTATTGAATGTACTATGTACATATATGTTGTATGTGCGAactagtgctgtgtatacatgccCCGGGCCGGTCCTGACTACACTTGTCCTAGTCTCTCGTCTTCACTTTGATTGCTTGTGCCCCATGTTTCCCCCAAATCCTTACCTTTTCCTTGCTGCTGACTCCATGCTCTGGCTTtgctgctgccttttttttttcccttaatgtGACTTTGCAAAGTGGTATGACCCCAATCAAGCGCTCTCTCAACTTCCATCCCTTTAAGAGGGTGTCAGAGTTGCTCTCCTATGTCCCATGTTCCAAACCTGCAGCTACCTCCCTTGTGTGTGCACAAGCCTCGCAGTGTCGGATGAATGGTGGGATTTGACCTTACAACAATCATGCTGTTACATTGTGGTCTGCAGACCTTTTGGCTGGGCAGACGCTGGCACGTTGCAGGAACACGCTGCTAAGCACTGCCACCATCTCTGCCACCCTTCGCTCCTGTTTATAAGCTAGCACTCGGGGTAGAAAGCTGTGCTCCCCCTTTATTTTGCTCCCTCGTCTTTGGgagctgtagtgtgtgtgtgctgGTCACTCATACCGCAGTGTATTTAATGCTCGCTAGGGGGCGTTGATGAGTTTGAGCACAGACTCCGCGGGGACTGGCCTCATATTTTTCAGCACTTAGAAACCGTTTTCTTTGCACTTACCAGATCCCCTTAATTTCCTGGGAGTGAGTGACCAATGACACCCGGCACGTGGTCCCATTACTCCCTCCCAATAAGCTTTGCGGACAGGAAATAGTAACTAATGTCGGAATGAAATCACTGATGCTATAAATCTATATATACATAGAGAGAACTATATTTTTTGATGTTGCTTGTCATTTGTTGTCCGTCCTGCTGAATGTATTAAACTGGCCTGAGCCACATCAACAGCCAAGTCCGTCTTCGTGGTCGTCTGTCTGCCCTCCCGCGGGCGCTGTGGGTCGTGTCGGAGGTGGGTGAGGTTATAGGAAGACCAGACAAATCACAAAAGGTAAATAATTTtcggttttatttttatttaagtcaCAATATTTAGTTACACACAAAAgcactgacacactgtaacaaaaCACAATGGTAAACATTAAAGAGAGTCTCCACTGTCGGAACTCACTAGCTAAGGTAAATCCCAGATCTACCCATCAAATGTCATACACCGCCAAGAAATGGTGGGATTTTCTGGGAACCCGCCATTACAGTGTAGATGGGATGCAGGATAGTAAGCGGGTACCCGCCATTACAGTGTAGATGGGATGCAGGATAGTAAGCGGGTGACTTACATGGTTACAGGAAAAGGAAATGGAACAATCCATTATTATATGACAGGGGGATAAGAGAAacagttgttttaatttttatgtcaTAAATCAGTAGTACATGTGGAAATAAGCAACTATATAATATACCTTATCAGAGAAATCCGCTTCTTTCGCCTCCTGGACTAatctgatctttcactctcaattcatgatTAAAATCTGAATTCAATGATGACAgacttttccattactgagatagatgacagttggtgcctaTAAGATTCTATGGGGAGGGATGAGCTAGATGCAGATAGATATTCTGCAAGTTCTGAAACAGTTACATTGAAGACAGGCAAGCCCGATTTGATATATGGTTTTAAGGGACAAGGTTTAGTATAATCTGTATATTATTTAAATTCCTTCTCTTTCTATGCTCAGGAGTCCGGTGGGTGGGCTTAATCTGGCACCGCCTACTGGACTCTTAAGCGTATCAGTGTAAGGAatttaaataaaagttatattgaatattttcccacaaacctatatatcaatttgctcagctcctcctgctctataacatggtgcctataGATCGGACACCAGCTCATCATGAATGGAACCTGTAAGGAGGTGATAGCCCGCATTCAGGGCACAGACTATTTTCTGCCATCCGCTAACCTCTGTTGTAGGGTTACTTGTAACACACAGCTCCATCGTGGGCAATCTCCCCTCCGGATTGTATGGTTTTACACTCTCGATGAGTGACTTCTGCGTAGATTTAACTCTTGCTGCACATCTTGCTCTCTTTAATTAGTCTTTTGCATAATATAAGGCTGGATAAGATGCGGACAGTTCATAGGTCAGATGAGCAGGGCCTCCTGTAGGAAGAGGTTCGAGGTCCCTCATTTATAAAGTGCATATTAGGACTGTGCGCATCTTTAGGCTGTCAGATGGATTATTTGGGCTTACATAGATGGTTTTCTGGCCAGCTGACTTTATACCTCTGGGATAGAATGATCCATGGAGTTCTTTAGCATGCCGGAGGACAttctggggagaaaaaaaaacagtccaaATATTTAGTTGCCTGCTTTTAAGGacaagtgcacacgttcagtatttggttccTTTTTTacatccttaggctacgttcacactagcgttcggctagtgtgcgtcgcgctagcgtcgggcgacgcagcggcgaagcacgcgtcatgcgcccctatggttaacatgggggacgcatgcgtttttgcttgttgcgttttccgacacgtgcatcTTTTTTGACGCtatcgtcggaccaagaaaacgcaacaagttgaatttttcttgcgtccgattttcgtcaaaaaacgacacacgcgtcgaaaagcgcagcgtttttgcgtgcgtttgcacgcgtttttcggtgcgttgtgcgtcgcgtcgccgacgcagcggcgcacaacgctagtgtgaacgtagccttatttgtaaaccaaaaccaggcgttggtgaaaaatgcagaagtggtgcacaggtTTGTATtagacagtggcatgtaaaagtttgagcacccctggacaaaattactgttattgtgaagagttaagcaGGCGGTAGatcaaatgatctctaaaaggcctaaagtttaagATGACACATTGTCTTTGTATTTTAATTACCGTAAATATATgtagtcttttttttttcaatgttaaaaattgcaaaaaggaaactgGGTCGATGCAAAACTTTGGGtaccccttggagatttgtgtgctcagataactttcagcacggttttagaccttaattagcctgttcgggttatggcttgttcacgatcATCGCTTggaaagaccaggtgatgcaaatttcctagaTTTATAAAAACTGCAGCCAtgcgttcttctaagcagctgccttgcaCTCTGAATATGAGAATAgttgaggcccacaaagcagaaggctATAAAAAAAATCGGTTAAAAATCTAACTAAGAAATGGCACTTAACGGAAACAGTGGAGGTTAAGATAaaatctggaagaccaagcaatatttcagtgagagctgctcgtaggattgctagagaggcaaatcagaacccctgcttgactgcaaaagaacttcagaaagatttagcagactctagagttgtggtacattgttctactgttcagcgacacatgcacaaatatgaccttcaaggaagcatcatcagaagaaaacctctcctgcatcctcaccataaaattcagcttcagaagtatgcaaaacaacatctaaacaatcctgatgcgttttgaccacaatgatcaaaggtgtgtggagaaaaaattgcacagaatttcaggaaagtaACATCTCGCTAATCATTAAGTGTGGGGTGGATCAACCATGCTTTGGGATTATGTTGCAGCCaagggcacagggaacatttcatgggtagagggaagagtggattcaattaaatttcaacaaattcttgatgcaaacacaatttttttttttttaaaaaggctgaAGTTGAAAATGGAATAGCTTCTACAAATTGATAATTATCCTTCACACACacttcaaaatccacaacagacctcaaaaggcacaagctgaaggttttacaatggccctcagtcccctgatctgaacatcactgaaaatctggctagacctcaaaatagcagtgcatgcaagacgacccaggaatctcgcaGAGgtagaagaattttccaaggaagaatggatgaaaatccgtcaaacaagaattgaaagtctcttgactggctacaaaaagtgtttacaagctgtgatacttacaAAAGGGGGTGATACTAGGTACTAACTTTGCAGGGTGTCCAAATTTTGTATTGGaccattttggttttttttgtttgtaatttttaaaatgtaaaatatgacttTTTTTCCACAATTACAGTAGTTTTGAACTGGGATGCCCAAACTTGCATATGCAACTATAGTTTTcatctgattgttccattcctggtttcggctaacaaatactgatgtaaaatactgaacgtgtgaccgtggcctatcTCCCAACTGGGAAACAGGATCATCTGACAGAAGAAATGTGTTCTAGTTTCTGCTGTATATAACCCTACATCAGCTGAACCCCCTATTTATCCACCAATCAATTTAGTATTTGATGCTCTGCCAACATTTCTCCAGCCAATTTTgaaagattgggcatgttgaattttTAGCATGTCTGATACTTCTCAATGTAAATCGGGAGACACCAGAAGTATTagaatgtattatttatttatttcatttgtgtagggcctttaattccacagcgctttgccTACCATTCCTACTTATGGTGGACTAGAAAGGTGCAGAGGATCTCCTTGATTCTGGCGCTAATATTTCTTCAGTATGTCCCATTGATGAAATAGTGCATTGAATATATgtaatatatagttttttttttcaattcacttgtattcacatatactgtatgtgtgtccgTATTAAATatacatacataataataataataataatttttatttatatagcgccaacatattctgcagcgctttacaaattatagaggggacttgtacagacaatagacattacagcataacaaaaatacagttcaaaacagataccaggaggagtgagggccctgctcgcaagcttacaaactatggggaaaaggggagacacgagaggtggatacatctatattctgtgtgtgtgtataatagacATTTTTATTTCAGCCCTCGTGGATACTTGCAAGGCAGGACAAGAGCAATTCTCCGACATTGGCGCCGTATTGCCCCAGTTGTCTCTTAGGTAAAATCTTACCTTTTTATAATGTGCTCATAGATGACAGTGGGGATCACGGTAACTGTTATGCTGTGCCCAGACGATGCCAAAATATTTTCTACTTCACGGTCCTGAGAAGAGGAAATCTTTTATAACCTCTAAATAAATCATTATCTCGCAATGTCCAGCAATCGCTCACATAGCACTCGCTGAATTTATTCACTGCATGACCCTTTCACCTCCTACTCAAGCACACACGTCACTTGTACCCTGAATGACATGCCAACCCCCATTCTCCTTCATTCTACAAAATTAGCCATCACTTGTTCTCTGCACTAAATAATCTactcccaatatatatatatatacatatgtgaatAATTGCATAAATAGTAATTCCATAATCTCCAACTATGTATGGAAATGGCGCCAGGTATCTTTCAGATTCTGTATGCCGTTTCCGTGTTTTGTCCCCCTTACGTTTAGGGAATGGTTATTCATGCAATTGTCTGATACATAAACTTTCACACTTAATAGTGCACAAAACTATAAGATTCTGCACCCGTCCCCTATAGATTTGTCGGTTTACCTTGAGTCCAATGACATTTTGCCCGTTGACCTCACACAGGTAATGGTTGATGAGCAGTCCGTTCCTGGCAGCCGAGCCGTCCTTCACCAGTGAGGTGATCTTGCCCTTCTTGTACACAAAGCCGACGTGTCCCGAGCTGTCCTTCTGTAGAGTGACTGTACGCTGGAATGGACTGAGAAAAAAACACAGGTTAATATAAGTAATTTTGTGCAAAAGTTACATCAGGTCTtctctccagtcacacccagagctgcatagTTTATTCTATACCCTGCTGGTTCAGTGTATGCTGTGGCGCATTGTGAGAGAGATTATATTCACACTATAGTAATGTGATATAGGAAACTAAAAATACCACAGGGTCCTTTAAGGCCAGTGCACAATTGTCATTTTGATTTTACCATGGAAGCAGCTGCCCAGCTCCACCCCATGACCTCGAGATGATAATGGATTTTGCTTTGTGTTGGTTTTACTGGAAATCAATGTTACAGAAGACATGATGGACTGAGCACGCTCTGTAAGGGTAGGGATAGGTCAATGTACGTTACTGGAAAACTGTACATATACAAGTTTTATGTTGGCTCCAAGAAATTGTATTATATTGGAATATATTCCAGTGGCCACAAAAGGGCACTGTCCTAAGTGTACCTACTGAACTGATAAGACCACTCGAGAGTACTGCTCTAATTATTCCTACTAAACTGAGCTGATGGTATGGCCACTAGAGGGCACTGCTCTAATACCTACTAAACTGAGCTCATATGACCACTAGAGGGCACTGCTGCTATTTATATGATCTTAAATCATCTCATCTGATGCCATGGCCACTAGTGGGCGCTGCTCCAATTATATTTACTGAACTTATCTGATCCCATGGTTGAACAAGATTACAGATGGAtggctttttttccccaaaaaaaaacagtgtcTGACCTGTCCATAAGTTGCATGTAATATAACTGACGAGTTCCATTGAAGTTGACACAATACCACATACaagctgtgctttttttttttttttttgtaacacggTAACCCTATTCCCCGCACCTTCCCCCCCATCAATCCCTTAACTTTCATCACTATTGGCAGGTGTCAGGTGGTGCAGTGGACTTTCTTGGATATGTACAAGTACCATGATTTATTTGGCCTGTTCCGTTTTAACCCTATTGTAAAGGTTTTTTCCACAATCCTTGATATGAGCCCCGTGTAGATACTTCTAGTGTAGGAAGACAGCGGCAGTTCTGCACTGTTCCTCTTCAGACCCAATGGAGACAGAAGCAGACTGTCCACTAGAGGGCACTGTTCTAGGTACACTGCcgtctgaggctactttcacactagcgtcgtacgacgcacgtcgcaatgcgtcgttttgcagaaaaaaaggcatcctgcaaagttgtctgcaggatgcgttttttctccataggcttgtattagcgacgcattgccacacgtcgcaaccattgtgcgacagttgcgtcgtgttgtggtggaccgtcggctccaaaaaacattgcatgtaacgttttttggtgcgttgtgtccgccatttctgaccgcgcatgcgtggccggaactccgccccctactccccggagctcacaatggggcagcggatgcgttgtaaaacttgaTTCCTCTGCCCtcgttgtgctgcgctttcacagcatgcatcggtacgtcgccacgacgcattgcgtcgtgcgtcatacaacgctagtgtgaaagtagccttagacttgtTTCACATTTGTGGCTGAGACCGCAGCGTCTTGtccacaaacgcatgcaaaaacacatgccagCCCATGTTtactcagggttttttttttatccgcatcagcttacgcatgactgcAAAAAAAGATGCtgcgtttctatgcgttttttgcctgcgtttgcgctttttatgcgcatgcgttcgatatttccaggagggcgtgtctcaatgggcgtgtctaaatcagttcctggacatgcgcagtccgaagtacgcaagcacaGCGAACGCatgcatgcattcccatagacagtaatgcgtttttttaacacgcgcatgcctgcgcatatttgacggaaatttgccgcctcaaaaaattgcaacatggtgcgttagccgcgccccgccgcacaccgcgaaaagacgcatgcgtaagTAAATGCAGGCGAATGCATGAACCTGtgtccacaatgtaaaagatatgaaatcaagactcatgcggatgtatgcgtcagaaacgctgcggacacaaccgcaattgtgaaactggccttagtccTTCCCTGTATTTCCATAGTGGGTGCATATGTTTGCAGCTGTCACTGAAATAATGGTGAATATTTGGTGTATATTTCATGATTTGTGCCTCTTTTTTGGCTATTTATAGAGAAATAAAGAAACTAAAACCCAATTCTATATTGGATGCTCCCTAATCTTGTACTGTTTAGTCTATCATTCCACCAAGAATCAGAAGAAGAAAGGTCCTGGCCTGGCTTTGGGCACCCCTGCCCCTTCAGTATTGTCTATTGGGGGAAATATAGGTGACAGTCGACATGACGGCCATTTCTCCCTTAGTTTCTTATTTACTCATGAGTTATCCTCTTTATATTATAAGTTTCTGACCAACCCGACTGCCAACCATATTGGCTGTGATGACACCCCCCATGTTAACTGTTGCCATTCTTTTCCAGATGCTCATAGATACATCTAGCTTCACTTCCATTTTTTTAGACAACCCAATGCATCTAAAACAAAAAATTCTGCAAAATTTGCAAACAAAATAATTCAAAACCATTTAACATCGTTTTGTGGACACAGGTCCTATGTAGACCTATGTGTCTCCGTGGTTACAAATGATAGAGAAAATGTGAGTTCCTTTTTAAAAGAGTTTGTCCAAGTTAATCATAAAGCTGTCTACAGACAGCACTACACCTAAAATACATCTACATCTCCAGACGTCCATGCTGTGTTGCAGCCCATGTGACTACTGCAAGTAATTACTGTCCTGTTGCATAAAAGCTAACattggtgattggctgcagtcacGTGAACAGAAAAATCGGAGGCAGAGTGCTGGGatgtcatgatttttttttttttttaactattgcgCTCTGTGGTCAGcacttaattaaccccttcagagagGAAACCTTGGGTTTTTGAACATGGCACTCGTTTTTATATTGCATCTATGTA is a window encoding:
- the SNPH gene encoding syntaphilin isoform X3, with protein sequence MQSPAGALCRPVVPPCCSAPMSVPGGRRSSVGSRRRTSPPVSMRDPYGTSSVSSSTSSSYKGSDSSPASRRSNKYSLCSENHGIKPPTPEQYLTPLQQKEVCIRHLRARLKDMQDALQERDTEVDELRSQLGRMQEDWIEEECHRVEAQLALKAAQREIQQLREVMDGVRGRLGDGDMGMQKYFTDINIQNRKLETLLQNMELAHDGSVPGAEGGGSTGDSPARSLTRSSTYTKLSEPPVGDRHSQDTGDSGYAAPDDSSAVSSGPEFYLGEGPLCLTVQPPPLCAEAAVQASSVSDCGVQTDEAAGTPEPDSIFEKVLQSQAAVSPTTKDPIEPECASADSSCVVLVTDGIVNAENAEGEDPDAPLSYWSRHFVVDLLAVLIPVVPTVAWLCRAQRRQGQPVYNISSLMRGCCSVALHSIRRISCRPVSASTSQP
- the SNPH gene encoding syntaphilin isoform X2, which codes for MQSPAVGALCRPVVPPCCSAPMSVPGGRRSSVGSRRRTSPPVSMRDPYGTSSVSSSTSSSYKGSDSSPASRRSNKYSLCSENHGIKPPTPEQYLTPLQQKEVCIRHLRARLKDMQDALQERDTEVDELRSQLGRMQEDWIEEECHRVEAQLALKAAQREIQQLREVMDGVRGRLGDGDMGMQKYFTDINIQNRKLETLLQNMELAHDGSVPGAEGGGSTGDSPARSLTRSSTYTKLSEPPVGDRHSQDTGDSGYAAPDDSSAVSSGPEFYLGEGPLCLTVQPPPLCAEAAVQASSVSDCGVQTDEAAGTPEPDSIFEKVLQSQAAVSPTTKDPIEPECASADSSCVVLVTDGIVNAENAEGEDPDAPLSYWSRHFVVDLLAVLIPVVPTVAWLCRAQRRQGQPVYNISSLMRGCCSVALHSIRRISCRPVSASTSQP
- the SNPH gene encoding syntaphilin isoform X1 — protein: MKSFLVGALCRPVVPPCCSAPMSVPGGRRSSVGSRRRTSPPVSMRDPYGTSSVSSSTSSSYKGSDSSPASRRSNKYSLCSENHGIKPPTPEQYLTPLQQKEVCIRHLRARLKDMQDALQERDTEVDELRSQLGRMQEDWIEEECHRVEAQLALKAAQREIQQLREVMDGVRGRLGDGDMGMQKYFTDINIQNRKLETLLQNMELAHDGSVPGAEGGGSTGDSPARSLTRSSTYTKLSEPPVGDRHSQDTGDSGYAAPDDSSAVSSGPEFYLGEGPLCLTVQPPPLCAEAAVQASSVSDCGVQTDEAAGTPEPDSIFEKVLQSQAAVSPTTKDPIEPECASADSSCVVLVTDGIVNAENAEGEDPDAPLSYWSRHFVVDLLAVLIPVVPTVAWLCRAQRRQGQPVYNISSLMRGCCSVALHSIRRISCRPVSASTSQP